The sequence below is a genomic window from Rudanella lutea DSM 19387.
CCAGAGCCGTTACAGGCGCTTATCCGCATGGCACGTCAGCACGGTGCCCTTGTGATTGCCGACGAGGTGATGACGGGCTTTGGGCGTACGGGCAAGACATTTGCCTGCCACTACCTGACCGAACAACCCGACCTAATGTGTTTGTCGAAAGGGCTCACCGGCGGCACCATGGCCCTGAGCGTAACCACCTGCACGGCGGCCATCTACGAAGCGTTTCTGTCGACCGACCGCTACAAGACCCTGTTTCACGGGCACTCATTTACGGCTAATCCGGTGGCCTGTGCCGCGTCGTTGGCCAGTCTCGATTTATTACAGAAACCCGAAACGGAACAGGCCATTGCCCGCATCGCGCAACAGCACCAAACCTTTGCCGAAACGCTACGGCAGCACCCGGCAGTTGAGAATGTACGGCAGCGCGGCACGATTCTGGCGTTCGATCTGCGGGTTTCGGGCGAAGGCAGCTCATATTTCAACAGTATTCGGGACGTGGCCTACCGCTACCTACTTGACCGGGGTATTCTGATGCGACCCCTGGGTAACGTGCTTTACCTGCTTCCCCCCTACAGCACCACCAACGGGCAGCTCGACGAGGCTTACACGGCTATTCTCGGCTTACTCGATATACTCTGATAGGCAAAATGGCCTGCCCGATGCCGAAATGACATCGGGCAGGCCATTTTAAACAGACCCGCACGGGCGGCTATACTTCAACCGATGACGTGTACCGGTCAACAACTTCATTAGGGTGCACCTGCAACACATTGGCCAGTACCAGTAATACAAGCGTGCGGGAAGCAATTTTCCGGGGAACATTAGCCAGGCTGGCGAAGGCATCGACCGTGATGGTCTGGTGCTGGCTCAGGTGTTGCATCAGCACCCGCTCTTTGTCGCCATAAGTAAAGCGTACGCTACGGTCGGCCCGCTGCCCTTTCAGAATTTCCCGCACCTCTTTACTTGCCTGCACCGAGCGATCGGCTACGCGGACATAGGCTTTTTTCTCCTCGGGCTTATCAGCGTCGAGAACCACGTAATGTGGCCGACCGGGGCTGGCTGGAATCTTAAACAGCAGAACTTCGCGCTCGTCGTACAACGGAATACGCTCTACGGTGTACGGAATGGCCGGAAAGCAGAATTTCTGAATGGCGCGTTCGAGCAGGTAAAGGTCTTCGTCGGCATGTTTGAGGCCGGGAATACTCAGGTCGTCGTTCACACCGATAAAGAGCAGCCCGCCTTCTGAATTGGCAAAAGCGACTACCTCACGGATAATTTTTTCGGGGTGATTGACTTTCAATTTAAACTCGATCTGCTGGCCTTCACCCCGACGAACCAGATCTTTGAGTGCCCGGTAGTCCATAATTGGCTTACTGATTGTGTGGAGCACTTACTTGTCTAAATATACAACGGGTATTTAAAAACACAAGTACGGCTTTCCGGCGGATGTTATTATCTTGTTACGAAGTTGAGCGAATGGCGTTAAGGCCCAACTTTCTGGCCACAAAATCGGTTATCTGAACAGGGTCGCAGGGCCCACCTGTCTGATTAACCTAACTTAATAACACAAAAATGCTACTAAACGTTGCCTTAGTCATCGGGACGTTTCTGTTCATGGAAGGCGTTGCCTGGTTTACCCATAAGTACGTCATGCACGGTATTTTGTGGAGTTGGCACCGCGATCACCACAACCACCACAAAGGCTTTTTTGAACGAAACGACCTGTTTGCCGTCGTTTTCAGCGCCGTTTCCATCTCGCTGATCGTAACGGGTGTCGAGGTAGAGTCGCTCCGTTTTCTGGCCTGGATCGGCGGTGGCGTAACCCTATACGGCATCTTCTACTTCGTTTTCCACGACATTATTGTTCACCAGCGGGTGAAGTTCAAACACCGCTTTACTGGCCCGTATATGCAGCGAATCATCCGGGCGCATTACATTCACCACAAAGTACACACCAAAGAGGGCGCCGAGGCCTTCGGGTTTTTGTACGCTCCCAAGAAATACGACCGGAACGTTCGGTCGACTACATCGGCTACCGAAGCCTAATCGGTAAACTCTGAGTACACGCATGAACCGCACAACCAACCTTCACCGCTTACGAACCGAACAGTTTGATATATGTATTTTAGGCGGTGGAGCCACTGGGGCCGGTTGTGCACTCGATGCAGCCAGTCGGGGTTTGAAAACAGCCCTGATCGAACGCAACGATTTTAGTTCGGCCACCTCCAGCAGCTCGACCAAACTGGTGCATGGCGGGGTGCGGTATCTGGAGCAAGCCTTCAAAAAACTCGACCCCAGGCAGCTTTCTATGGTCCGAAAGGGCCTATACGAACGCCAAACTGTATTGCGGCTGGCTCCGCACCTGGCCCATCCGCTCGCTCTGCTCACGCCCTGTAAAAACTGGTTTGCTGGCCTCTACTTTACCATTGGCCTGAAGCTGTATGATCTGCTGGCCGGCAGCCGCCGGTTGGCGCCCAGCCGCTGGCTCTCCCACCGGGAGGCTCTGGATTACTTCCCGGCCTTTTCAACGAAAGGGTTTCACAGTGCCGTGCTGTACTACGACGGGCAGTTCGACGATGCCCGTTTCAACCTGGGCCTGGCCCAAACAGCCGATGGGCAAGGCGCGGCCGTAGCCAACCATTGCTCGGCAATTCGGTTTGAGACCGATGACACAGGCGCGGTTCGGGCGGTGCTGCTGCGCGACGAGCTTAGTGGCGAGACATTCTGGCTGCGGGCGCGCGTATTTGTGAATGCTACGGGCACATTGGCCGACTCGCTCCGGCGCGAGGCCAACCCCAATCAGGCTAACCGGATGCGCGCCAGTAAAGGGGCACACGTAGTTTTGCCCATGCAGGCTGTGGGCAATACACGGGCCGCTCTGCTCATTCCCGAAACGTCGGACGGGCGCGTGCTATTTGCTATTCCGTGGCGGGGTCATTACCTCATCGGTACCACCGACACCGAAGCCGACCCCACCGAAACGCCGTATCTACAACCCGACGAGGCTTCGTTTTTGCTCAAGCACGTCAGCGAGTACCTGACCGTTCCGCTCTCGGCCGAGCAGATCACAGGCGGATTTGCCGGCTTACGGCCCCTTCTGCAAGCCGACCCCAATGCCGACTCGAAAAGCCTGGTTCGTGACCACGAAGTAGAAGTCGACGAACAGTCGGGACTGGTCAGTATTATGGGCGGCAAATGGACAACCTACCGGCTTATGGCGCAGGACACCATCGACGTGTGCTGCGAGCGGCTGGGAATCCATAAAGAGTGTCATACCGACGAACTGACCTTACTTGGGGGGGCTGGATACACACCCGATTTTGTGGAATCGCTGGTGAAGCGCCATGTGCATATTCCGGCGCAAACAATCCGGCACCTGGCCCAGACGTACGGCACACAGGCAACGGTCGTGCTCGACCTGATCGAAGCCGACCCGGCTCTGGGCGAAGAATTGGTGGCGGGTCATCCTTTCGTGAAGGCCGAAGTTTGCTATGCGGCACGCCACGAGATGGCCCAGACCCTCGAAGACCTGCTACTACGTCGGATTCGGCTCGGCCTTGTCGACTGGCGGGCGGCTTTAGCGGCTATCCCTACTGCTACGGCGCTATTGAGCACCGAACTGGGCTGGTCAGATGCACACGCCCAAGCGCAGCAACAGGCCTTCAAAACCCAAATTCAGACCTACATCGAGCAGGCGAAGCATAGCCACCCTGAACCGCTATTAAAGTGATGAGTGATAAACGATGAGGGATGAGTTGGCTGGCGCGTCTTTTTACGCTTGCGCCAGCCAACTCATCCCTCATCGTTTATCACTCATCACTCACAGACAGGCCCCGTAACAAGATGCTACGGGGCCTGTTTGCGTATAAAAGGCGGGATTCACTCCCGATTAATATTCATCTTCATTGAAGAAGAAATCGTCTTTGGTCGGGTAATCCGGCCAGATTTCTTCGATGCTTTCGTAAGGTTGTCCATCGTCTTCCAGCTCCTGAAGGTTTTCAACCACTTCGAGCGGGGCTCCCGAGCGAATCGAGAAGTCAATGAGTTCATCTTTGGTGGCGGGCCAGGGGGCATCTTCCAGATACGACGCCAATTCGAGTGTCCAGTACATACGTATTACTTGTTTTAGAGTCTTGCTTTATGAGGGTGCAAAAGTAAAAAAATTTATATATCCAAGGGTCCTTTCGTAAAATTCTGCCCTCAGATAGAATAAACGGCATTTAGGCCATAAACTGAGTGGCTATGCATTTGTTTATTTTGCACTCAAATAAAGCTTTTTCACCATGCAAATCGAAATCTGCTGTTACTCGCTCACCGATTGCCACACCGCCGAACAGGCCGGCGCCGACCGGATTGAACTCTGCGGAGGCCTAAGCGACGGCGGCCTGACCCCCAGCGCGGGGCTGCTCCGACTCGTTAAAGAGCACGTCAAGATTCCGGTTTGGGTGATGATTCGACCGCGCGGGGGCGATTTTGTGTATGATGATGCCGAAGTGGCCGTTATGGAAGCCGACATCGACCTGGCGCGCCAACTCGGTGCCGATGGGCTGGTACTTGGTTGCCTGCAACCCGATGGCTCTGTAGATGAAGCACTCACCCGGCGGCTAATCGACCGGGGGCAGGGATTACCCGTTACGTTTCATCGGGCGTTCGATGTGTGCCGCGATCCGCTATCGGCTCTGGAGGCCATCATCCGAACGGGTGCCGTGCGGATTCTGACATCGGGCCAGCAACCTAATGCCCCAGCCGGAGCCGCGCTGCTGCAAACGTTGGCCCAACAGGCCGCCGGGCGCATTCAGATTATGGCCGGGGCCGGTGTAAACGCCCAAAACGCCGAACAGCTCGCCCAAACCGGCGTCGATGCGCTTCACCTGAGTGGGCAACAAACAACGCCCAGCCCCATGCAATACCGGTCGGAGGTGGTGCGTATGGCATCGGCGGTGCAGGGCGAATACGACCGACATGGAGCCAGTCTGCCAAAAATCCGGCCGGTCGTCGAGCTGGTCCGCGCCTATACCGACGGAGCGTCCGCTACCCGTTGATCTCGGCAAATAAGTTTCGGCCAACCCGTTGCTGAACATCCCGCAGGGCATCGGCATAAGGCTGGTATAAAACCCGGGCGGGCGGCTGGTCAGTGCGGCTCAGGTCGGCATCCCAAAGCCCCGAATGATGCCACTCACGGTCCAGATGGTCCCAGTCGGGCCGGTCGATGATCGGATACAGGCAAACACCCCACAGGGGTACCCCCTGTTCAATGGCCGCCCGGCACTCTTCGCCCACAAACCGAATCCAGCCCGGCCGGTCGATACCGGGGTGACTCGTTTCGGTGAGGGCCACCGGGCGTTTGTACCGGCCGTAGGCTTCAATAAGCAGGCTACGCAGGGGCCGCCAACGCGGGTCGTTGCCTTCGTTGACCCACGGCAAAAAATCGAACGTGGGCACCACCCACTGGTTATTGTAGTAATAATTGAAACCCAGAATATCGAGGTTATCTTCGGTACCGCCCAGTTCAGGGCACATCCGGCCAGCCAGCATATCAACCGCCTGATACTGGTTCGTGTGGGCCTCAGCCGCCTGTCGAATCTGGTCGAGATCAGGGTGCAGAGGGGGCACCATATTCACCAGCGGCTCGGTAGTTAGAATACGGACTGTAGGGTCAATTTCGCGCATGGCCGCAATGCCTTCGATGTAGGCCCGCATCAGGCCGTATTTAACCGCAAACCCCTGGTTGGTGGTGTAAGGCTGCGTACCGCGGGCGTCGCCCCCCAGCCACGAGATAAAGCTCACCTCATTGATAGGCGTAACCACCAATGGGCCATCGGGGCGATTGTCGCGGTACATTTGCACAAAAGCGCGGCACAGGGCCGCAAACCGCCGGGCAAACATCGGATGCAGTGGGTGCAGATCGTCGGCGTAACCGAAGTGACAGATATCCCAGACCTGCTGAATACCGTGCACCCGGCCCCGCTCCATCAAGTACTGCACCTCAGACCAGTCGTACTGGTAGGGCCGTTTCTCGACCTTACTCCACCCGATTCCTTCCCGAACAGTGTGGAGGCCAAACGCCCGAATCCGCTCATAGTCGTCATCGCAGAGAACCAGGTGGCCGGTAATGTCGAGAAAATCGACCCGATTGCCGAAGCAGTTCAACTGGTCGGTACATTCAAAACCCGCCCACCAAAACGAGTCAAAAGGGTTCTGATTAGGGTTACTGGTAGTCATTCGTGAGGGTTTGAGGCCAATTGAATACTAATCGACACGGTTTCGATTTCGTTGCAAAAGCCGATTGAGTGGCCCCCTTCTCCGCGAATGACTACCCGTTGGGTGCAGGACAAGTTTATTTTTCGACAGGATTACAGGATTTTCTTTTATAAAAATAATCCTGTAATCCTGTCATAAAACTTTTTTGGCAAGCCTGCCGTGAGGAATCTTACTCCCTGGAACCTCGTCTTAAGCATGGAGACACGAAAGTCCTCAACCGCTTAATCCTCCCAATCAAACGACCGCTCAACGGCTTTGCTCCAGCCCCGTAGCAAGCGCGCGCGGGTGGGCTCGTCGAGATTCGGCTGGTATGTTTTGCTGACTCCCCAATTCAGGCACAGGTCGTCGGTATTTTTCCAGTACCCTACCGCCAGGCCAGCCGCGTAAGCAGCCCCCAAAGCAGTGGTTTCGGTGATGGTTGGGCGTACCACCGGCACATCGAGAATATCAGACTGAAACTGCATGAGGAGGTTATTGAGGGTCATTCCCCC
It includes:
- a CDS encoding DUF2795 domain-containing protein, which codes for MYWTLELASYLEDAPWPATKDELIDFSIRSGAPLEVVENLQELEDDGQPYESIEEIWPDYPTKDDFFFNEDEY
- a CDS encoding sterol desaturase family protein, with amino-acid sequence MLLNVALVIGTFLFMEGVAWFTHKYVMHGILWSWHRDHHNHHKGFFERNDLFAVVFSAVSISLIVTGVEVESLRFLAWIGGGVTLYGIFYFVFHDIIVHQRVKFKHRFTGPYMQRIIRAHYIHHKVHTKEGAEAFGFLYAPKKYDRNVRSTTSATEA
- a CDS encoding glycerol-3-phosphate dehydrogenase/oxidase; this translates as MNRTTNLHRLRTEQFDICILGGGATGAGCALDAASRGLKTALIERNDFSSATSSSSTKLVHGGVRYLEQAFKKLDPRQLSMVRKGLYERQTVLRLAPHLAHPLALLTPCKNWFAGLYFTIGLKLYDLLAGSRRLAPSRWLSHREALDYFPAFSTKGFHSAVLYYDGQFDDARFNLGLAQTADGQGAAVANHCSAIRFETDDTGAVRAVLLRDELSGETFWLRARVFVNATGTLADSLRREANPNQANRMRASKGAHVVLPMQAVGNTRAALLIPETSDGRVLFAIPWRGHYLIGTTDTEADPTETPYLQPDEASFLLKHVSEYLTVPLSAEQITGGFAGLRPLLQADPNADSKSLVRDHEVEVDEQSGLVSIMGGKWTTYRLMAQDTIDVCCERLGIHKECHTDELTLLGGAGYTPDFVESLVKRHVHIPAQTIRHLAQTYGTQATVVLDLIEADPALGEELVAGHPFVKAEVCYAARHEMAQTLEDLLLRRIRLGLVDWRAALAAIPTATALLSTELGWSDAHAQAQQQAFKTQIQTYIEQAKHSHPEPLLK
- a CDS encoding AlbA family DNA-binding domain-containing protein, producing the protein MDYRALKDLVRRGEGQQIEFKLKVNHPEKIIREVVAFANSEGGLLFIGVNDDLSIPGLKHADEDLYLLERAIQKFCFPAIPYTVERIPLYDEREVLLFKIPASPGRPHYVVLDADKPEEKKAYVRVADRSVQASKEVREILKGQRADRSVRFTYGDKERVLMQHLSQHQTITVDAFASLANVPRKIASRTLVLLVLANVLQVHPNEVVDRYTSSVEV
- a CDS encoding copper homeostasis protein CutC, which codes for MQIEICCYSLTDCHTAEQAGADRIELCGGLSDGGLTPSAGLLRLVKEHVKIPVWVMIRPRGGDFVYDDAEVAVMEADIDLARQLGADGLVLGCLQPDGSVDEALTRRLIDRGQGLPVTFHRAFDVCRDPLSALEAIIRTGAVRILTSGQQPNAPAGAALLQTLAQQAAGRIQIMAGAGVNAQNAEQLAQTGVDALHLSGQQTTPSPMQYRSEVVRMASAVQGEYDRHGASLPKIRPVVELVRAYTDGASATR